Part of the Desulfatiglans anilini DSM 4660 genome is shown below.
AACGTCGGGAGGCCCCGTGTGAGGGCCAGCAGGAGCGCGGCGGCAGCGGCGGCGACCCCGCTGCCGAGGAGCACCCCTCGGTGTGTGGTCAAAAACTCGGCCCCCTCTGGATCGTTGTAGACGCCGGCGCCCTTGTCGACGATGCGATTCAGTCCGTGCACGGCATAGAGATACAGCATGGCGATGAATGGGAAAACGATCTCCGGGGGTGGACCCGCCAGGAAACCTGCCGCGTAGGCGAAGCAAAACGCCCCGCCGGCAACGAGGCCGCTGGCGAGGACGAGGGATTCGAAGACCTTGCGGCACCCATTCAGGAGGCTGGACTCGCCTTGCCCGCGCACCCTCTCGATGGTCCGCACGACATTCTGTATCATCCAGTTAGGGGTTGAAGCGCCTGCGGTGACGCCGATGCAGCTCATCGGTTCGAGCGCCTTGAGATCGAGGTCTTTTTCGGTTTCCACATGAAAGGTCTTCAGGCCTGATTCACGGGCCACCTCGGCTAGCCGCTGGGTGTTCCCGCTGTGATACCCCCCGACGACGACCATGGCATCCACCTGGTCTTTGAAGGAGCGCACCTCCTTCTGGCGGAGGTGGGTCGCGTTGCAGATCGTGTCGAAGACGAGCAGATTCGGAAACCTCGCTTTCAGGGCGGCCACCACATCACCGAAAACCGCGTCGTTCTGAGTGGTCTGCGCGACGACGAAAGGTTTTTGGAGGTCGGGAAGCTCGGCAACCTGGGAGGCCACCTGGATGACCCAAGGAGGCGTGACGCTGTAGCCCATCAAGCCGATGACTTCGGCGTGGTCCGAATCACCGACGATGATGCATTCATGCCCCTTGCGGGTATGCAGGCGTATAAGACTTTGAACCCGCGCCACCTTCGGGCAGGTGGCGTCCAGGATCTCCATCCCGGTCTCTTTGAGCCTTGCCCTTTCTGCGGGCGGGATCCCGTGGGCCCGGATGACGATCCGTCCGCCGCTGAGACCCTCGAGATCTTTTAAAACGGTGACGGACTTGGTTTTCAAGAGATCGAGAACCTGGGTGTTGTGGATCAGGGGTCCGTAGGTGTAAAGCGGCCGGTCGTCCTTCTGATTGGCTGCGGTCAGGACGAGCTCCATGGCGCGCCTGACGCCCATGCAGAAACCCGCTGTTCTCGCAAGCTTGACCTTCAATGCGCCGCTCCTGCCGCCGTCAGCTTGTCCAGGAAGAGGTCCAGGGCGTCCATCAGGCTCGAGGTATCCGTGATGGAGGTGATGGCGCCCCGGAAGCGGCTGCTGAACGGCAGGCTTTTTGTATACCAGAGAAGCAGCCCCCGCATGCGGCGGGCCGCGCGGGTGCCCCCTTCAAGTTTGCTGAGGAGTTCAAAGTGCGTCAAAATCGCCTCCCGGCGCTCATCGAGGCCCGGAGCGGTCGCGGCGAGCCCGGCGCCGAGTGCGCGCACCTGTCCGAAAATCCATGGGTTTCCAATGGCCGCGCGTCCGATCATGACCCCATCGCAGCCGGTTTTTTCCATCATGGCGATGGCGTGAATCGGCTCCGTGA
Proteins encoded:
- the ispH gene encoding 4-hydroxy-3-methylbut-2-enyl diphosphate reductase, which produces MKVKLARTAGFCMGVRRAMELVLTAANQKDDRPLYTYGPLIHNTQVLDLLKTKSVTVLKDLEGLSGGRIVIRAHGIPPAERARLKETGMEILDATCPKVARVQSLIRLHTRKGHECIIVGDSDHAEVIGLMGYSVTPPWVIQVASQVAELPDLQKPFVVAQTTQNDAVFGDVVAALKARFPNLLVFDTICNATHLRQKEVRSFKDQVDAMVVVGGYHSGNTQRLAEVARESGLKTFHVETEKDLDLKALEPMSCIGVTAGASTPNWMIQNVVRTIERVRGQGESSLLNGCRKVFESLVLASGLVAGGAFCFAYAAGFLAGPPPEIVFPFIAMLYLYAVHGLNRIVDKGAGVYNDPEGAEFLTTHRGVLLGSGVAAAAAALLLALTRGLPTFLALAAFIVIGLIYSLPIFPDRLRSRRTYFRIKDIPGSRSLADAFARVAVINILPLFSTDPGPYSAVAVSMVFVLLLSYGRSGLFDLLHLQGDLIVGKETLPLTIGQKQATLLLRVVLGFLGVFLVVSAIAGWAGAFAFWMLIPVGGMILCLAAFEKRWIRSALIMEALVESNFFLAGIIAFCAYLFR